Part of the Prunus dulcis chromosome 8, ALMONDv2, whole genome shotgun sequence genome is shown below.
TCAAACTCATTTCTATGGAGAAAGAGTGTTCAGGAAGCTGTTAGACGTTTCTGTGCAAAAGTTTTTTCAAATGAAGCGGCAAATTGAAAACCCGATTTATATGTGGGAAGGATTGACAGGCCTTGCTGGTATCGGCGCCATTCGCCGGTGACGGGGTTTATAACGGTCAGGTcgggtttggtttttttttaggttttatttttcatttggtAGCGTAGGAGCCCAAGGCTCAAAATACCTAAAGAAGACTACACAAGAACTTGGGCCTAGCAACCCTATATGGGCCCACTATTTACAAATGAATGGTACATTGAAGGATATAGAATTTCATGTGGGTTTATGCCCTTCCCTTTCAAATGACCGGTCACACATCCATTTGCATTAGTGGACGACAAAAATGCACAACAAAATTGATATGTCATGGCATAGAGTCTAGTATTAATAAACAGACATACATGCTACAATTATAACATCACGTAGCAATGTGACCTAGTTAAACGTGTTTTTTTCGTTATAACATCACGTAACATTGTGACCTAGTTAGTTAAATGTGCTTTTTTCTCGTTAAAATCAAGTTATATGATTCGATATAATAAATTCACcctattatttttcctttaaaactagaaagaacaaaaaattaactCCTACATGAGTAAGATCCAGCCCAATGCACAATAATTCAGTACAATCTATCTCTGAAATGCAAGAactgcaaaaagaaaactgcACAAGATGGGTTGTAGGCTCATTCTGAAGACGGCATTGGTATTTCGTTAACCCAAGGAAATTTATAGATGTAAGCCATGCTAATATAATCCCATCCAAAAGCCACATGTATTCCTTCcttttctcactttttctCCATTTCAGAATTACCAAAAAGAACGAagacaaaaaatgaaaaaagaagacaaaaaccatttttcacaCCTACAGCTACAGCTACTAACTTTCCTCTATAACCCTAAAAGCAGAACCAGCCAGATTCCATGTGATTTTCAATTCCTCTGCTTCGCTTGTCTTCCTCTGTATTCTCTTTTACCCTTTTCACGGTTTTCCTCAAAAATAGCTGTCGTCATGTCAAATTTATAGGCTTCTAAAATGACCAAAACGAGCAGGCACTAGGCGACCATGTACAAAAGCCAATTCCATGTTCAATACTTGATTGAAGAaacattattgttgttgttggccATGGCTGGTGACCAAAAATCAGCACCATTGTTGTTTGCCACGTGCATTGTGTACTCCACAGGGGCCAGGCACAGTCCTCTGCTCCTCAGGTCCTTTCTTGCTTCCTCCATCTCTCCATCCTTCCAATTTTCAAACCCAATTTCACACACACAAGTGAAAACCAcagtgaaattatatttaaaaaaattaaaaaataaacttgaaaatttgggaaaatcccagttttttttaatacaagctaTAGTCTAGAttactctaaattaatctaatttgcAGGAATTGAGACTCAAAATTGAGTGTAAGGAGACGGAATCACCGTAATAAGCCAACTGATCTAACCCCTGGAGGGAAAATCCCAGTTTTGGTATAGACAGGCCGTCATGGTTTTGACTAATTGACTATGACTATTGACCAGGAGAAggctctgtttctttttttctttttttcactcATAGGGTCAGTAAAGTCACATCTGTTTGGGACCCATGGAGGCTGGGACCCAGTGACACGTCACAGTGTGGACGTagatggaagaagaaagaagaaaaatctgaCAGAGACGGTGTTGTGTGTGCAGCAAAACTTTCTTGTAAGGGGAGTAGCATTGTTTTGTTATCCAACCAATAATATAATAACACGTAAAAGTTATCCCTCCTGTCATTCTTGGCCCTTTTGAAAGTCTCTCTTGTTGTGTGTGTGGGGTTTGTTGGGACTTACAGGTAATGAAGGCAGGCGTTGCAGGTAAGGCGAGCACAGAACCTGAACCTGATCGTGCAGGAACCTGATGTATCCCATCGCTTCGTGAAGCACTGATGCAGTATCTGTCTGCAGCAAGAAcccaatttccaatttccagAAAACATTTACCAAAATGTCAAACTTCtataaaaattttataattctaTTCAATCAGATACATTTttgcaaccaaaaacaaagaaaaaaaaactatctgGGTCAAGttggttttggaatttgacCTTGCCAAAGGGTGATACAAGTTGTTGCAGAGCTGCAATTCGTTCTCCAAGTTTCTCTTTCCTCTATAATGATGcagaaaaattcaaacccaTTCGGTAAAATCTTGCCAGAAAAGACAGAGAGCATGGCATGCAAAGAGTCTGAGTGAGGGAGAGACAGAGGGGCATGCAATGGTGCAGATTAGTTTTTATGTGTTTCTTGTTGAAATTTCTGACCTTCGCATTGCCTGTCGATGTGGGATTCTCAGATTTCGTCTTCTTGGAGGTTCTCTGGCTTGCAGTCGTCGTTGTGCTGATGGTGCTTGCACACTGCACCGACTCTTGGCCTAACCCATTTCTCCTTTTCTGCCATTAAATCCAAAAAGCATCACAAAATcgtaaaagaaaacaaattaaattaaaaattaaaaaaggaattAAGAACTTGTTGTTCACTGACATTGTTGGATTCGGGCAATGCGTTGATGATTGTGTTGCTGGTTGAATAAACCGAGGAGGAATCGCTGCATGTAACCCCTGATTTCTTAGCAGTCTCTGAAAACCCAATTTCCAGACCATCGCCATGGCTGTGATCATAGTTCCCGAAGCAGAGCATTTTGGGTGGCTTAATCTGGGTGGAATAAGCAGATGAATGGGTGTAGTTAAAGGTTTCGTCGTCCATGCCAAGACCACAATCCTCATCAGCAGCGAAGAGTAACTGAGAGAAACTAGTCCCCTCTGTGACAGCCAAATGGTCCCCCTCTAAACCATCATTTTCGGCCATATCAACcccacaaacaaaacccaaaagtcTGAAGCTTTTGGGTctcagagagaaagaaagagagagaaagtaaaAAGGTTTGATTAGAACGAAGGGGTTTTTAGGAGAAAACAACGGAAGCTTCTTGTtgataagagagagagggagagaagaaagagagtgCTCTGTTTTTGTTCTGTTTCTCTATGTGAGAGTGTGAAGGTGTTTAGAGGCGTTACagtagaagagagagagagagagagagatgatggGTGGGGTGGGCTGAGAAGAAAGGAGGGTGTGGCTGGGCTTTCCAAGGCTTGGCTTTGGTTTTCGGCGACTTTGGTCAAACCCACCTGGCCCGAGAAAACCGTGGTTTCGAGCTCCAACGCGTTGTTGCCTAACCCCAAACTCAAAAACGCTCTCCTCTTCCGTCACCTTTCGTCCTTTCCATAAACATAATGTAACGGATGTGATTTTAGATTCATTAATGTTCTATTCAATTAACTTGTTTATGTTTTCACATAGGTACTTAATGATGATGCCAGGGTCAATTGTGTGTGGAGTCTGACTTATTCTTGTTGATTGATGCATGTGGATCTTAATGTAAATATGGGTGTGCGACTGATTAATGTTTGTTGATGTATTTGGACCCTATTGTGAGTCTGATATACTTCTACAATTAGAATTCACTCTCCTTCTGCATAACTAACCATAAGAATCATCTACATTTAAACAAGTATTTCAACAACGGTTTAATAAAGTAACATGAAAGTATCCTATACTTTGGCGCACTTTTCACTTTTCAACTATAATATACCAATTTAGCATCATGCTATTTGAGATAATCTCATTTTTTATAGTTAACTTATATAATCTCCTTTTTAAAATAGCACCATTAATGGAATAGCTTTTAATATAATCTCATTGGGCTCTTAAATTTCGTATTGAATATAGAATTAAAATCTCATATAGCATATTTCCATTGGAGATTATCTACCCTATTGACAATGTAAGATGTTAAATTGGTCGGTGATGGGAATGCAAAGATCCTTCACTCATATCAATCAACAACATGTTAGAAATGCACCTTTCTTTTGTCCATCCACGCATTCCAATACCAGAAAAATCCAACACATTATTAGAAGAAAACGAACGAACCCTTAAAGTCCTTCTCTAAAATCAGAATcgaattttcctctttttgtaGAACTAATTTCTGTTTTAACTTTTACGTTCGTCTTGCAATTCTCGTGAGAGCCGAACGTCTTGTCATTTGGTACGACTGGAAGTATGGAAGTCACCAACTTTGACTGTGGGGTCCCAAAACCAGAccatatgattatattttcttcagaCGAACATATGGAATGAGGGGTGCACAAGATTTTGGATGCCCACAACCCACATCATCATATTCTAAGTGAtgattgtaaattttttttttatctttcataaaactattagatgcatatatatagaacTCTAAAACTGTTTAAAACCTATTAAACGATATTAAACGCCAAAATTGTCCTTATGTCGTGGCAAATCAATGACTTTGCTTTGTCTCGTCGTTCTCTTTCTTGAAATGACTTTGTTTTGTCTCGTTGTTCTCTTTCTTGAAAGGTATCATGCCCCAAAACATACACCATTTGAGCCCAAAATTACTCTGTTCACGCCGAACATCTTGGCTGCTGGCAGATCCTCCTACGTCAACTATGTACACAAAGTTCTTGTAAAAAGATGATTTTGTTTCGACAACTTTGAACGTTCATTTATCTATTTTCTATATAGAAACCAACAAAGAAGCGGAAAACGAGATTTGATATCATATTAGACAACTACTCTAACAATGTATATCAAATTTATAGAGCTCGAGCTCGTTCTTGTAGGACAAGAAATCATTTGCAGATAATGTTCATGCAGTGACCAGAAATCTCTCCAGTGCCAACTTCAGATTGAGTAATAACTGCAATAGAGATTTATATTTTCACAAGCTTCATAAGGCATGTCAGCTTGCAGAACTTGGTAACGACATGAAAAATGAGGTGGCTCGGTTTCCTGTGATGTGTATGACACCTTTGCTTGCTGACAAGCCTAGCATAAGTTTTTAGCACATCCCATTGTCAAGAATGtccttcatcaaacaaaagtaataaaaatttCGAAGTCCAGATTacagtaaaataaataaatcaatgagGCGGGGATCCaaccaaattatttatttttaaaattattatccTTTTGTTACAAAACTCAAGTAGTTTACAATCTCTTTCAcagacaaaattaaaacatcatTGAGTAAAAATCCTTGGCTCTGTCAAACAATCAACAAAACAACACTCATGTTTGCAAAAGAAGCAAGTGGCTAAGAACCCTCTGGGGCATTTTGACGAACACTTGGCAGGCGCACTAAGCGGAGCAGATCTTCTTCAACTTGTCCGCCACAGATTCATCCACAGAGTACTGCAATCACAAGAAAACCCAAATGGGTTTCAATCAGAAACACAAATAAACATACCCAATTGTCCAAATCCAATAGAAACGTGCGTGTAATGAGAAAGAGAATGAGAAAGTTGACCTTGTTCAGGACCCAGAGCGAATGCTTGTATGCCCTGTGGAAGAGCTCGTGGAGGGCTTGGTCATCGCCGGCCTCGACCTCTCTGTAATTCACGAAGTTTTCGCGCGCGTACTTGGCGTAGTAAGGCCTCGTGTCCTCCGGCAACCGCCTCACCAATCTCAGAACCTCTGCGTAGATTCTCAAAGCTTTCTCCATTTCTCAGTTCCAAAGTATCCGGTGATCACCGCCTAAAACTTAAAGAGGCCAGGCTAGAATGAGGGGTTTTTGTAAGGAGTTATAATGAGTGGGTCCTTAATAGCTGTTTGATCTAGTGTAAAGTTATTATTAGAATGTTAGATTGAAGCCCCTTATTGTAATCCCTCAACATAACCCCTCATTATAGAAGCTCCCAAACTTAAGACCCCTCCACGATGCTTTGGTTGTTTCAACAAACGGGCCTCTGTTTCTTGCCGAAAATTACATTGGGCCGGATATGGGCCGGTTGCTTTTTTTATGGGGCACCATATGCACCCAAATATCTGCTCATCActaaaaaattttgtttatttttctttttgggtgtACAAGAAAGGGCATTacttccttcatttcttaGGGGGATGCATTTTTAAATCACAGCttgatatatatttaaaaatattttataaaaaatataaaataataaaataaaatttctaaacACATATCAAATTGTGATTGACAAGAAAGTTTCTACTTCTAAAgaagacaagaaaaaaatagaaaagtttATATGAAACGggaataacactattttgctattccCGATCAATTATAATATGTTATGTCCGATCAATCACAATATGCTAcgtgaaaaaattatcatacATAATATACTGTAATTTCAAGAATAACTAAATAATACTCACTCTGTTTGATGTAAGTGTTTCTCAAAAAACTGAGAAACTAATAACGGAAGGAGGAGCCTGAAGCATTAACTTCCCTCTCTGAACATGTTAAATCTTTCAACTTCAGTGCCCTATTAAATAAAAGCTTTGACGGGCAATGAATCAGATTTAAAAGAGGATGCCATTGCTCGAGAGGGTGGGAAAATTCTGAGGCAACTGTGACCGCAAATTAGCGGTGGGAGACCCCATCTGTAGAGAAAAACTTAATGGTTACTTTCCTGCCACGTGAGCATGGTAGGTTGATTGACATGCTCGCCAGTTAAAAACTTGTGATTCATACGTAAGTTTTTCTTCCGTCATGTGGTATAAACACATCATCC
Proteins encoded:
- the LOC117636792 gene encoding transcription factor bHLH113 — encoded protein: MAENDGLEGDHLAVTEGTSFSQLLFAADEDCGLGMDDETFNYTHSSAYSTQIKPPKMLCFGNYDHSHGDGLEIGFSETAKKSGVTCSDSSSVYSTSNTIINALPESNNKRRNGLGQESVQCASTISTTTTASQRTSKKTKSENPTSTGNAKRKEKLGERIAALQQLVSPFGKTDTASVLHEAMGYIRFLHDQVQVLCSPYLQRLPSLPDGEMEEARKDLRSRGLCLAPVEYTMHVANNNGADFWSPAMANNNNNVSSIKY
- the LOC117637973 gene encoding LYR motif-containing protein At3g19508, producing the protein MEKALRIYAEVLRLVRRLPEDTRPYYAKYARENFVNYREVEAGDDQALHELFHRAYKHSLWVLNKYSVDESVADKLKKICSA